The Pyxidicoccus sp. MSG2 DNA segment CACCGCGCGCGCCGCAAAGCGCCGAGGTGCCTCACAGCTCTTCGAAGATGAGCAGCCCGCGCGCCGTGTCCACCACGTAGACGTACCCATCCCCGGGAACGCGCATGCCGATGGCGCCCTCGTAGAGCTGGTCCTCGCGTCGCGCGTCCGACTCCCGGTAGGTATTGAAGTACGCCAGCTCGCGCGGCTTCGACGGGTCCGACACGTCCAGCACGCGCACGCCCTCGTGGTACCAGGCCACGTACAGGCGCGTGCCCCGCAGCACCATGTTGTGGATGGAGGTGAGGTCCCTCAGCGTGTACTCCCCCACCTTCACGATGTGGGCCGGGTCGGTGACGTCCAGCACGCGCAGGTGCGCACCCGTCGTCTCGCCTCCCTCGAACGCAATCGTGCGGCCGTTGAACGTGCCCACCGCGTTGGTGTGGCTGAAGGCATAGGGGTAGTTGTATCGGCCCAGCAGCGTCGTGTCCGGAAGCGCGCTCACGTCCACCACCGCGAAGCCATCCGAGAGATAGTTGATGTACAGGCGGCCCTGGTACGCGAACGCGTCGTGCGGATAGGTCTGCCGCGCCGGGCCCAGGCTGGCGTCCCTGGGCTCTGAAGGCAGCTTGAAGCGGGTGAGGAGCCGCGGCTCCAGCGGCGAGGAGACATCGAACATCAGCATGGCGTCGCTCCGGAGCGCCGTGGCGTAGAGCCGGTCTCCGTCCACGGACACGGTGTGCACTCCGTCCTGCGTGCTGCCCGGCACGTTGCGCACGAAGCGCGGCTCGGCGGGGCTGGAGATGTCGAACACCAGCACGCCCCGAGCGTCGCTGGCGACGTAGAGCGCGTCGCCCTTCGCCCAGACGCCGTTCCAGTAGGAGTCGCCCGGAATGTTGAAGGACGTCTTCAGCACGGGATGTCGCCGGTCGCTCACGTCGAAGACGGTGAGGCCTCCCCTCCGCCCCGGCCTGTCATACGAGACGACATACGCATGGTCCTTCGCGACGAAGACATCGCCGGGCTTGCCGAGCTCCACGAAGGACTCGGAGAGGAGCTGGAGGCCTCCGGAGGACTCGGCCTCGCCCTGGCGCCACGTCATGCGCTGGGCGCGGAAGGAGCCGAAGTAGCGCAGTTGCCCATTGCCGCAGGCGCTGATGCAGCCCGTGAGCTCGCGCGGGCTGGAGGCCCTGCAGCCGATAAAGGCATACTGCGGTTCGGCAAACCCCGCGGGGATATAGCCCGCCACGTAGAACATCTGGTCGAGGTATGCCGAGAAGGCCTGAAGCCCCTTGACGGAGACCAGCGTCCCGGTGGCATCGAAACGGAAGCCCCCCTCCTCCGGGCGGTAATACGGCTCGGGTCCAGAGGGCTTCTGGAGGGTGGTCTCGACGCGGATCTCCGCGCGGTAGACGGCACCCCGGGTCTCCAGCCCCGCGAGCGAGGCCAGGTCGCAGGCCGCCGGGTTGGGCGGTAGTGTCTCATTGCAGAGGCCGATGGCGCGACCTGCTTCGGCCTCGGAGCACGGCGCGAAGGAGCCGCGGTCCCGCCACTCCCCCTCCTCCGGCAGCGGCGTCCAGGGGCCGTCGTAGACGAAGGGCTCCGGCTCCGGCGGAGGGGGCGACTCGCTGCTGGAGCAGGCGGAAAGCGTGGCGCTGAAGGCGAGCACCAGCAGCGCTCGCGAGGTCGAAGGTCGCATGATGTTCTCGCGGGGATGAAGGGCGCGGCTTGCTTGCTACAGCTCCTCCAGGATGAGCAGCCCGCGAGCGGTATCTACCACGTACACGTAACCGTCCCCCGGCACGTCCAGACCGGTGGCGCCTTCCTCCAGTGCATCACCCCGGCCCGGGTCCGTCTCGCGGTACGTGTTGAACCAGGCCACCTCGCGCACGCGCGTGGGGATGGACACGTCCAGCACGCGCAGTCCTTCCTGGTGATACGTCACGTACAGCCGGCTGCCCCGCAACTCCAGGTCGCGCGGGGAGACGACGTGGCGCAGGCCGTACTCGCCAATCTTCTGGATGGCGGACGGCTCGCTGGCCTCCAGCACGCGCAGCCGCGCGCCCAGGCCCCGGCCCAGCTCGAAGGCGATGGGGCGGTCGGCGAAGGTGCCCACCGCGCTCGCGGCACTGTTCCCATACGGGTACGTATACTTCCCGAGCAGCGACACATGATTCGGGTTGCTGATGTCCGCGACCTTGAAGCCATCCTGTTGCTGATTCACGTAGAGGCGTCCCTGGTGGGTGACGGCCCCACGGCCCGAATAGGGCCGGTCCGCATCCCGGGCGGCCAGCGTGACGTTCTCCACCAGGCTCGGCGCGCGGGGCGTGGAGACGTCGAACACCAGCGTCCCGCGCTCGGGCGACTCCACCGTGGCGTAGAGCCGGTCGCCGTCCACACTCACCCCGCTCACCTGGATTCGATCCTCCGGCACGGTGCGCACGAGGGACGGCCGTGAGGGCTCGGAGATGTCCACCACCGCGATGCCCGCGTCCGAGGTGGCGACATAGAGCGTGTCCCCCAGGAGCGTGGCGTTCTTCCAGTCCGCGTTCCCCTCCGGGCTCAACTGGCCCACGGCCACGGGCGCGCGCCGGTTGGCCACGTCGAAGACGGTGAGGCCCCCGGGGCGGCCGGGCCGGCTCTCCGAGATGACGAAGGCCTGCTCCCCCGTGACGAGCACGTCCATGGGCCTGCCCAGGTCGACAAAGGATTCGGCGAGGAGGCGCAGCCCACCGCCGGCCTCGTCCTCGTCCTGGAAGCGGCTCATGCGCTCCGCGCGGAAGGTGGCGGCCGCCTCCAGCCTGCCGTTCCTGCACACGGAGAAGCAGCCGGTGAGCACGCGCTCATCCACCGCGTTGCAGCCCACGAAGGTGGAGAGCGCGTCACCGTCGCGGCTGGAGAAGAGGAGCGTCCGTGCGCTCCACACGCTGGCGGCGGGCGGAGCCCCCATGACGAGCTCCGGGATGCCATTGACTCCCAGCTTGAAGCCGGCGGGCGCGGCCGGAGCGCGGGACTGCGAGGGGGAGCCCCCGGGCTCGTAGCGCAGCTCCGCGCGGAACACGCCCCGGCGCTCCAGGTCTTCCAGCGAGCGACGCTTGCACGCCGACAGGTCGAAGGACTCCAGCGAGCCACAGGTCACAGAGGAGACGTCCAGCACCCGGCAGGTGGAGAGGGCGCCGGAGTCCACCCAGTCGCCCCGCTCCTCCAGCGGAACGTAGCTTCCATCCCACGGCGGCTCCACGGAGGGGCTGCATCCGAGCACGGACGCGGCGCACGCAAGCAGGACCGTCCACGCGGCGCGAGCAGGCAGCATCGACACATTCTCCGAGTGGCGCCCGCGCCGGCCCACGGGCCACCAGGACTGTCAGTCTAGGGACGACGGTGTGCAGCCGGGAAGCCCGGCTGTCTACGGCTCATCGAAGATGAGCAGTCCGCGCGACGTATCCACCACGTAGATATGTCCATCACCGGGCACGCGCATGCCAATGGCCCCTTCGTACATGCCATCCGCGCGCGCTGCGTCAGACTCGCGGAAGGTGTTGAAGTACGCCACCTCGCGGGGCTGCGTGGGGTCCGCCACGTCGAGCACGCGCACGCCCTCGTGGTAGTACGCGACGTACAGGCGCGTGCCCACGAGCACCATGTTGTGAATCGACGTGAGGCCGCGCAGCTTGTACTCGCCCACCTTGGCGATGCCCGCGGGATTCGTGACGTCCAGCACGCGCAGGTGCGCGCCGAGCGTCTCGCCGCCCTCGAACGCGACGGTGCGGCCATTGAACGTCCCCACCGCGTTGGCGTGGCTGTACGAGTGCCCGTAGGTGTACCTGCCCAGCAGTGTCGGCGTCGTGCCCGCAACGTCCACGGCGAGGAAGCCGTTCTCGGTGTGGTTGATGTAGAGCCGGCCGCCGTACGCGAAGGCGTCATGCGGGTAGCCCGTCCCGTTGGGGTACGCGTAGCGCATGAGGAGCTGGGGCTCGAGCGGGTTGGCAATGTCGAAGATGAGCGTCTCGCGAGTCGAGGGCGCCATGGCGTACAGCCGGCTCCCCTCCACGAACACGGTGTGCACGTTGAGGGTGCCGGTGATGCCGGGCACGTTGGCCCTGCGCACGAAGGCGGGATTGGCCGGGTCGGTGATGTCGTAGACGAGCACGCCCGAGGTGCCGCTGGCGATGTAGAGCGCATCGTCCTTCGCCCACACGCCATTCCAGTACGAGTCATTGGGCCGGTCGAGCGACACGCGCCGCACGGGGTTGCGTGCGTCGCTCACGTCGAAGACGGTGAGGCCGCCGGGCCGTCCCTGGGTGGGAACGGAGACGACGTAGGCATGGCCCTTGGTGACGTACACGTCCACGGGGATGCCGCGGTCCACGTGGGACTCGGAGGAGCGCTGGAGGCCGGAGGACTCGGACTCGCCCTCGCGCCACGTCATGCGCTCGGCGCGGAAGGTGGCGCGGTAGCGCAGTTGGCCATTGCGGCACCACGCCATGCAGCCGGTGAGCGTGCGCGGGCCTGTCGCCTTGCAGCCGGCGAAGGTGAAGCGGTCCACGACGGTGCTGGAGCGCGGCAGCTCGGACGAGACGATGAACGTCCCGGTGTCCACGCGGGACGCGGAGTCCGGCTGTCCCATGACGCGCACGGGCTGGCCGGAGGCATCGAGCTGGAAGCCGCCGTTGCCCGGGGCGAAGTCCACGCCGCCCGTGTTGTTGGGGACCTCGTAGCGAAGCTCCGCGCGGTAGATGGCGCCCGCGCGCTCCAGCCCCGCGAGCGAGGCGCTGTCACAGCGCGACAGGTCGAAGGCGGACTCGGAGCCGCACACGGCGCTGCTGCTGGTCGACACGGAGCAGTCGGCCAGGATGCCGGGGTCCACCCACTCGCCCTTCTCCTCCAGCGGCGTCCAGGGTCCGTCGTAGGGGACGGCGTCCGGGTCGGGTTGCGGCAGCGGCGTGTCCCCCGTCTCCGTCGAGCAGCCGGACAGCGACGTGGCACAGGCGAGCACGAGCAGCAGTCGCGCGGCACGGACAGACATGGAGTGGGTCCTCTTCTCTTCTGCCCGCCACCGGCCGGCGGGCGCACGGCGGGAGAGCTTAGGAGCCCCCGGGTGTGTCGGGAAGCGACACCGGGGAGGAAGCGGTCGGACAGGCGCCCGCTTCCACCGCGTGGCTACGGCTCATCGAAGATGAGCAGTCCGCGCGACGTATCCACCACGTAGATGTGTCCATCACCGGGCACGCGCATGCCAATGGCCCCTTCGTACATGCCATCCGCGCGCGCTGCGTCAGACTCGCGGAAGGTGTTGAAGTACGCCACCTCGCGGGGCTGTGTGGGGTCCGCCACGTCGAGCACGCGCACGCCCTCGTGGTAGTACGCGACGTACAGGCGCGTGCCCACGAGCACCAGGTTGTGAATCGACGTGAGGCCGCGCAGCTTGTACTCGCCCACCTTGGCGATGCCCGCGGGGTTGGTGACGTCCAGCACGCGCAGGTGCGCGCCGAGCGTCTCGCCGCCCTCGAACGCGACGGTGCGGCCATTGAACGTCCCCACTGCGTTGGCGTGGCTGTACGAATGGTCGTAGGTGTACTTGCCCAGCAGCGTCGGCGTCGTGCCCGTCACGTCCACGGCGAGGAAGCCGTCCTCGGTGTGGTTGATGTAGAGCCGGCCGTCGTACGCGAAGGAGTCATGCGGGTAGCCCGTCCCGCCGGGGTAGGCGTAGCGCATGACGAGCTGGGGCTCGAGCGGACGGGTGATGTCGAAGATGAGCGTCTCGCGAGTCGAGGGCGCCATGGCGTACAGCCGGCTCCCCTCCACGAACACGGTGTGCACGTTGAGGGTGCCGGTGATGCCGGGCACGTTGGCCCTGCGCACGAAGGCGGGATTGGCCGGGTCGGTGATGTCGTAGACGAGCACCCCCGCGACCTTGCTGGCGATGTAGAGCGCGTCGTCCTTCGCCCAGACGCCATTCCAGGAGTTGTCATTGGGCCGGTTCAGCGCCGTGCGCTTCACGGGCTTGCTCGGGTCGCTCACGTCGAAGACGGTGAGGCCGCCTTGCCGGTCCCTGGTGGGCTGGGAGACGACGTAGGCATGGCCCCTGGTGACGTACACGTCCACGGGGAGGCCCACGGCCACGTAGGACTCGGAGACGCGCTGGAGGCCGGAGGACTCGGACTCGCCCTCGCGCCACATCATGCGCTCGGCGCGGAAGGTGCCGGGGTAGCGCAGCTGGCCATTGTGGCACCAGGACACGCAGCCGGTGAGTGTGCGCGGCCCCGTCGCCTTGCAGCCGGCGAAGGTGAAGCGGTACGCGCTGTTGGGGCCGGGTACCTGCGACAAGACGAAGAACGTCCCGGTGTCCACGCGGGACGGGGAGGACGGCGGCACCCCCATGACGCTCAGGAGCTGCCCGTTGGCGCCGAACTGGAAGCCGACGTTGCCCGGAGCGCCATTCATGCCGCTCGCGCTGTTGAAGAGCTCGTAGCGAATCTGAGCGCGGTAGATGGCGCGCTCGCGCTCCAGCCCCGCGAGCGAGGCGCTGTCGCAGCGCGACAGGTCGAAGGAGGACTCGGAGCCGCACACGGCGGAGGCGCTGGTCGACACAGAGCACTCGGCCAGGGGGCCGGGGTCCACCCACTCACCCTGCTCCTCCAGCGGCGTCCAGGGGCCGTCGTAGGGGACGGAGTCCGGGGCGGGTCGAGGCGGCGGCGCATCCCCCGTCTCCGTCGAGCAGGCGGACAGCGACGTGGCACAGGCGAGCGCGAGCAGCAGTCGCACGGCACGGACAGACATGGGCGAGTCCTCTTGTCTTCTGCCCGCTACCGGCGGGCGCACGGCGGGGGAGCTTAGGGCGCCAACGTACCGGGAAGCGGCGCCAGGAATGGGTGGAAGCGGGCGGACAGGTGCCCGCTCCCACCGCGCGGCTACGGCTCGTTGAAGATGAGCAGGCCGCGCGAGGAGTCCACGAGGTACACGGCCCCGTCGCCGGGCACGCGGATGCCGAAGGCGCCCTCGGTGAGGTTGTCCGTCCGTCCGGGGTCTGTCTCCCGGAAGGTGTTGTAGTGGGCGACCTGCCGCGGCTTCGTGGGGTTGGACACGTCCAGCACGCGCAGCCCCTCCTGGTACCAGGCGACGTACAGCCGCGTGCCCCGGAGGAGGAAGTTGTGGATGGAGGTGACGGGCCGCAGGCGGAACTCGCCCATCTTCACGATGTGCGCGGGGTCGGTGACGTCGAGCACGCGCAGGTGGGCGCCGCTCGCCTCTCCGCCTTCAAAGGCAATCGTGCGGCCGGCGAAGGTGCCCACCTCGCTGTGGTGCGCGTAGGCGCCGCCGCCGTGGACGAACTGGCCCAGGTGCCGCACGTTCTCCAGGTCGGTGACGTCCATGACGGACAGGCCACCAAACCCGTTGCTGACGTAGAGGCGGCCCTCGTACGCGAAGGCATCATGCGGGCCCGCGGACGAGAGCTCCTCCGGTAGGGAGATGCTCTGGAGCAGCACGGGGCTGAGCGGATTCGTGACGTCGAACACCAGCGTCGAGCTGTCCAGCGACATGGCATGGAGGCGGTTGCCGTCCACGAGCACGGTGTGCACGCCCTCGGGGCCCGCGGCGAAGCTGCGCACGAACTCCGGCGCTCCGGGGTTCGTGATGTCGTAGACGAGGACGCCCGAGTTCAGGCTCGCGATGTAGAGGGCATCCCCCTTCGCCCAGACGCCGTTCCAGTAGCTGTCGCCGGGCAGGCTGATGGACGCCTTGAAGATGGGGTGTCGCGGGTCGCTCACATCGAAGACGGTGAGCCCACCGTCGACGCCGGCATGGTTGAACGAGACGACATACGCATGGTGCTTCGCGACGTAGACGTCCGCGGGCATGCCCAGGGCGACGAAGGACTCGGAGAGCAGCTCGAGTCCGCCGGAGGACTCCGGTTCGCCCGGATGTACCGCCACGTTGTGGGCCTCGAAGGTGCCCGCTCCCGCGAACAGTCCGTCAACGCAGCGGCTGAAGCAGCCGGTGATGATTCCAGGCAACGGCACCTGGCAGCCCGCGAGCGCCGTCACGAGGCCGGTGTAGGGATTCCTTCCGGCGACGAAGAACGTCCCGCCATCCGTCTGCCGCTGGAGGAGGGGCGCGCTGCTCATCATGTCCGGGCCGCCATCGGAGCGGAGCACGAAGCGGGCGGCGGCGGGGCTGATGCGGGTGCCGCCGTCGGCCAGGCGCCGCTCCATGCGCAGGTCCGCCATGTAGATGCCGTGCGGCGGGACGGCGGCGAGCGCTTCCGGCGAGCACTGCGACACGTCATAGCGGGACAGGTCCTCGCAGGAGACGGTGTCCGGGGCTCCCACGGCGTTGAAGGCACACGGGGCATACGGGCCGCGGTCCACCCAGTCCCCCGTCTCCGCGAGCACGGTGTAGCCGCCATCCCAGGGCTCCTCCGGGCCCGCGTCGGCGGTGCCGGAGTCCTCCGAGCCCGCGTCTTCGGAGCCCGCGTCTTCGGGAGTGCCAGCGTCGGAGCCCGCGTCCTCGTGAGTGCCGGAGTCGGACGTCCCCGCGTCCTTCACGGGGTCCGGGTCGGGCGAGTCGGTGCAGCCTGAGAGCGCGAACAGGCAGAGGGCGCCGATGCACGGCAGCGCCCACGGCGAGCGTAGAAGGGACGGCATGGATGTGGACCTCGCGGATGGGGCGTCCCGTTCGAGTCGCGGGCCCCCTGTTCCGGATACGTCCGCGCGAGCCCGGCATAGCTGCGCACCGATGGAACTATTTGCGCCGTGAGCAGGAACTCCACCGGGAGCGCGGCCGAGCGCGGTTGCGGCCCGGGTTGGTCCTGTCGTTGCACCGGAGCGTCGGGGGTGGGTTGGGGGTCGTCAGCACCGCCGGAAGATGCGATGGAGCAGGCGAGCGCCAACGCCCGGGCCTGTCGGGTCGGAAGCATCCTCCGGTGGGGCCGCCGGGCGCGGTGGAGACACGGAGGTCAGGGCGTGGTCTGACGCGCCTGGGAAGGAAGGTTGACGGTTGATGCCCATTACCCGTCTGGAAATCGCCGGCTATCGCTCGGTGCGGCGGCTGTCATTGGAGCTGGGGCCGGTGAATGTGATTGTCGGGCCCAACGGCAGCGGGAAGACGAACCTGTACCGGGCGCTGTATCTCCTGGTGGCGGCGGCGGAGGGGCGGCTGGCGCGCACGCTGGCGGAGGAGGGCGGCACGCCGAGCGTGCTGTGGGCGGGCCCGCGCGAGGGGAAGAAGCCCGTGCGGATGACGGTGGGCGTGGAGCTGGGGGACGTGGCGTACGAGCTGAGCTGCGGCATCGTCCCGCCGGTGCCGGGCGAAGCGGGGCACTTCGCGCTGGACCCGGAGGTGAAGGAGGAGCACCTGTGGGCCTTCTCGGGAGGGCGCAAGGTGGTGTTGATGGAGCGCAAGGACCGCACGGCCTTCCTGCGGGATTCGGAGGGGACGCGGGTGACGTTCCCCACGCAGCTCTGGAGTGCGGAGTCGGTGATGGACCAGCTCGCCGAGCCGCACCGCTTCCCGCGCCTGGCGGAGGTGCAGCGCACGTTGCGAGCGTGGCGCTTCTACCACCAGTTCCGTACGGACCCGGACGCGCCCATGCGGCACCCGCAGGTGGGCGTGCGCACGCCGGTGCTGTCGCATGACGGCAGGGACCTGGCCGCGGCGCTGATGACCATCCTGGAGATTGGCGACTACCGCGCGCTGGAGCAGGGGCTGGAGGATGCGTTTCCGGGCTCGCGGCTGGAGGTGCGCTCTCCGGAGGGGCGCTTCAGCCTGTACCTGCACATGCCGGGGCTGATGCGGCCGATGGGTGCGGCGGAGCTGTCGGACGGGACGTTGCGCTACCTGTGCCTGCTGGCGGCGCTGCTGAGCCCGAGGCCGCCGCCCTTCCTGGCGCTGAACGAGCCGGAGACGAGCCTGCACCCGGACCTGCTGGAGCCGCTGGGCCGGCTCATCACGCGCGCGGCGAAGCACAGTCAGGTATGGGTGACGACGCATGCGGAG contains these protein-coding regions:
- a CDS encoding LVIVD repeat-containing protein, which encodes MRPSTSRALLVLAFSATLSACSSSESPPPPEPEPFVYDGPWTPLPEEGEWRDRGSFAPCSEAEAGRAIGLCNETLPPNPAACDLASLAGLETRGAVYRAEIRVETTLQKPSGPEPYYRPEEGGFRFDATGTLVSVKGLQAFSAYLDQMFYVAGYIPAGFAEPQYAFIGCRASSPRELTGCISACGNGQLRYFGSFRAQRMTWRQGEAESSGGLQLLSESFVELGKPGDVFVAKDHAYVVSYDRPGRRGGLTVFDVSDRRHPVLKTSFNIPGDSYWNGVWAKGDALYVASDARGVLVFDISSPAEPRFVRNVPGSTQDGVHTVSVDGDRLYATALRSDAMLMFDVSSPLEPRLLTRFKLPSEPRDASLGPARQTYPHDAFAYQGRLYINYLSDGFAVVDVSALPDTTLLGRYNYPYAFSHTNAVGTFNGRTIAFEGGETTGAHLRVLDVTDPAHIVKVGEYTLRDLTSIHNMVLRGTRLYVAWYHEGVRVLDVSDPSKPRELAYFNTYRESDARREDQLYEGAIGMRVPGDGYVYVVDTARGLLIFEEL
- a CDS encoding LVIVD repeat-containing protein, with product MLPARAAWTVLLACAASVLGCSPSVEPPWDGSYVPLEERGDWVDSGALSTCRVLDVSSVTCGSLESFDLSACKRRSLEDLERRGVFRAELRYEPGGSPSQSRAPAAPAGFKLGVNGIPELVMGAPPAASVWSARTLLFSSRDGDALSTFVGCNAVDERVLTGCFSVCRNGRLEAAATFRAERMSRFQDEDEAGGGLRLLAESFVDLGRPMDVLVTGEQAFVISESRPGRPGGLTVFDVANRRAPVAVGQLSPEGNADWKNATLLGDTLYVATSDAGIAVVDISEPSRPSLVRTVPEDRIQVSGVSVDGDRLYATVESPERGTLVFDVSTPRAPSLVENVTLAARDADRPYSGRGAVTHQGRLYVNQQQDGFKVADISNPNHVSLLGKYTYPYGNSAASAVGTFADRPIAFELGRGLGARLRVLEASEPSAIQKIGEYGLRHVVSPRDLELRGSRLYVTYHQEGLRVLDVSIPTRVREVAWFNTYRETDPGRGDALEEGATGLDVPGDGYVYVVDTARGLLILEEL
- a CDS encoding LVIVD repeat-containing protein, which translates into the protein MSVRAARLLLVLACATSLSGCSTETGDTPLPQPDPDAVPYDGPWTPLEEKGEWVDPGILADCSVSTSSSAVCGSESAFDLSRCDSASLAGLERAGAIYRAELRYEVPNNTGGVDFAPGNGGFQLDASGQPVRVMGQPDSASRVDTGTFIVSSELPRSSTVVDRFTFAGCKATGPRTLTGCMAWCRNGQLRYRATFRAERMTWREGESESSGLQRSSESHVDRGIPVDVYVTKGHAYVVSVPTQGRPGGLTVFDVSDARNPVRRVSLDRPNDSYWNGVWAKDDALYIASGTSGVLVYDITDPANPAFVRRANVPGITGTLNVHTVFVEGSRLYAMAPSTRETLIFDIANPLEPQLLMRYAYPNGTGYPHDAFAYGGRLYINHTENGFLAVDVAGTTPTLLGRYTYGHSYSHANAVGTFNGRTVAFEGGETLGAHLRVLDVTNPAGIAKVGEYKLRGLTSIHNMVLVGTRLYVAYYHEGVRVLDVADPTQPREVAYFNTFRESDAARADGMYEGAIGMRVPGDGHIYVVDTSRGLLIFDEP
- a CDS encoding LVIVD repeat-containing protein is translated as MSVRAVRLLLALACATSLSACSTETGDAPPPRPAPDSVPYDGPWTPLEEQGEWVDPGPLAECSVSTSASAVCGSESSFDLSRCDSASLAGLERERAIYRAQIRYELFNSASGMNGAPGNVGFQFGANGQLLSVMGVPPSSPSRVDTGTFFVLSQVPGPNSAYRFTFAGCKATGPRTLTGCVSWCHNGQLRYPGTFRAERMMWREGESESSGLQRVSESYVAVGLPVDVYVTRGHAYVVSQPTRDRQGGLTVFDVSDPSKPVKRTALNRPNDNSWNGVWAKDDALYIASKVAGVLVYDITDPANPAFVRRANVPGITGTLNVHTVFVEGSRLYAMAPSTRETLIFDITRPLEPQLVMRYAYPGGTGYPHDSFAYDGRLYINHTEDGFLAVDVTGTTPTLLGKYTYDHSYSHANAVGTFNGRTVAFEGGETLGAHLRVLDVTNPAGIAKVGEYKLRGLTSIHNLVLVGTRLYVAYYHEGVRVLDVADPTQPREVAYFNTFRESDAARADGMYEGAIGMRVPGDGHIYVVDTSRGLLIFDEP
- a CDS encoding LVIVD repeat-containing protein, which produces MPSLLRSPWALPCIGALCLFALSGCTDSPDPDPVKDAGTSDSGTHEDAGSDAGTPEDAGSEDAGSEDSGTADAGPEEPWDGGYTVLAETGDWVDRGPYAPCAFNAVGAPDTVSCEDLSRYDVSQCSPEALAAVPPHGIYMADLRMERRLADGGTRISPAAARFVLRSDGGPDMMSSAPLLQRQTDGGTFFVAGRNPYTGLVTALAGCQVPLPGIITGCFSRCVDGLFAGAGTFEAHNVAVHPGEPESSGGLELLSESFVALGMPADVYVAKHHAYVVSFNHAGVDGGLTVFDVSDPRHPIFKASISLPGDSYWNGVWAKGDALYIASLNSGVLVYDITNPGAPEFVRSFAAGPEGVHTVLVDGNRLHAMSLDSSTLVFDVTNPLSPVLLQSISLPEELSSAGPHDAFAYEGRLYVSNGFGGLSVMDVTDLENVRHLGQFVHGGGAYAHHSEVGTFAGRTIAFEGGEASGAHLRVLDVTDPAHIVKMGEFRLRPVTSIHNFLLRGTRLYVAWYQEGLRVLDVSNPTKPRQVAHYNTFRETDPGRTDNLTEGAFGIRVPGDGAVYLVDSSRGLLIFNEP
- a CDS encoding AAA family ATPase → MPITRLEIAGYRSVRRLSLELGPVNVIVGPNGSGKTNLYRALYLLVAAAEGRLARTLAEEGGTPSVLWAGPREGKKPVRMTVGVELGDVAYELSCGIVPPVPGEAGHFALDPEVKEEHLWAFSGGRKVVLMERKDRTAFLRDSEGTRVTFPTQLWSAESVMDQLAEPHRFPRLAEVQRTLRAWRFYHQFRTDPDAPMRHPQVGVRTPVLSHDGRDLAAALMTILEIGDYRALEQGLEDAFPGSRLEVRSPEGRFSLYLHMPGLMRPMGAAELSDGTLRYLCLLAALLSPRPPPFLALNEPETSLHPDLLEPLGRLITRAAKHSQVWVTTHAEPLAKVVAERSHCAPVHLVKPGGATELAEQSTGEED